The following are encoded together in the Desulfovibrio aminophilus genome:
- a CDS encoding flagellin, giving the protein MSLVINHNLMAMNAARNLGQSYGQLSVSTRRLSSGLRVGTAADDAAGLAIRELMRADISSLQQGVRNANDAISLIQTADGALQVVDEKLIRMKELALQAATGTYNSDQRLIIDSEYQAMASEITRIANATDFNGIYLLNGNLSGSISAHNGHGLDSSGPLKIHFGTGNDSAEDYYYIAVAGATASLLGLGHAAAAKTGTGDEVNAGKAISTQALAQAALAAINQAIISKDKIRANLGSMQNRLENTITNLTIQGENLSAAESRISDVDVADEMTEFTRQQILSQSAVAMLAQANSLPKMALQLISG; this is encoded by the coding sequence ATGTCCCTGGTCATCAACCACAACCTGATGGCGATGAACGCCGCTCGGAACCTGGGCCAGTCCTATGGCCAGCTCAGCGTCTCCACCCGGCGTCTTTCCTCGGGCCTGCGCGTGGGCACCGCCGCCGACGACGCCGCCGGCCTGGCCATCCGCGAGCTCATGCGCGCGGACATCAGCTCCCTGCAGCAGGGCGTGCGCAACGCCAACGACGCCATCTCGCTCATCCAGACCGCCGACGGCGCGCTCCAGGTGGTGGACGAGAAGCTCATCCGCATGAAGGAACTGGCGTTGCAGGCCGCCACCGGCACCTACAACTCCGACCAGCGCCTGATCATCGACTCCGAATATCAGGCCATGGCCTCGGAAATCACGCGAATCGCCAACGCCACGGACTTCAACGGCATCTACCTGCTCAACGGCAACCTGTCCGGCAGCATCAGCGCGCACAACGGCCACGGCCTGGATTCCAGCGGCCCGCTGAAGATCCACTTCGGCACCGGCAACGATTCGGCCGAGGACTACTACTACATCGCGGTCGCCGGAGCCACGGCCTCCCTGCTCGGCCTCGGCCACGCCGCCGCGGCCAAGACCGGCACCGGCGACGAGGTCAACGCGGGCAAGGCCATCTCCACCCAGGCCCTGGCCCAGGCCGCCCTGGCGGCCATCAACCAGGCCATCATCTCCAAGGACAAGATCCGCGCCAACCTCGGCTCCATGCAGAACCGCCTGGAAAACACGATCACCAACCTGACCATCCAGGGCGAAAACCTGTCGGCCGCCGAATCCCGCATCTCGGACGTGGACGTGGCCGACGAGATGACCGAATTCACCCGTCAGCAGATCCTCTCGCAGTCGGCCGTGGCCATGCTGGCCCAGGCCAACTCCCTGCCGAAGATGGCCCTGCAGCTCATCAGCGGCTGA